Genomic segment of Actinomycetes bacterium:
CCCCGCGACCCGAGGACCCGGACACCACCCACACCGGCAGAGCCGGTCAACAGCCATACCCACGCCTGCCGGGAACCCGGCCCCCACCCACAGGACTCCTTCCGGAGCCCTCAACCCGGGCCGCGTGAAAGATCGAGGCTAAGGCCTCTGGCGGGTCCCGTGGCATCCGGACCATGGTTGGGGGAGCACAACGAGGAAGGATGGTGCGCGATGAGTGCCAAGTCTGATCAGGCCAAGGGCCACGTCAAGGAAGCCGCTGGAGTCCTCACCGGTGACAAGGATCTCGAATCCGAAGGCAAGAAGGATCGGCGCACGGGTGAGGCCGAGGAGAAGATCGACCACGCGAAGGACAAGGTCGAAGGGGCAATCGACTCGACCAAGGACAAGGTGGAAGAGATCGTCGACAAGACCAAGGACGCTGTGCACCGGAAGTAGCGACACGAGCCCCGCGGCCCGGGTACGGGGGCTGCGCGTGGCGCGTGGCTCGCGGGGTTGGTCCGACCAGTTTGGACGGCTCGCCGCCCGACGGGGGGGACGGGCGCTCAGCACTGTGACCTCGGGGGAGTCGCCGTTGACCGCGCCATGAGTGCGAGGGAGGTGCTCAAGTGTCTCAAGGTCTGCTCATCACGATCGTGCTGGTTCTTGCCATCATCGCCCTGGTGTTGTTCATCGTTCGAAGGCGTTGACTTGGCCGGCTTTGACAGCGTCGAGTTCCGAGGAGGTCGATGATCGATGATCGATGAGGGTGAGGAGGAGCGGGTGGTGGATCCCCTTGATGCAGACACCGCGAGTTTCGGTTTCTCCTTCGACAAGGCCTACGCCCGGGTCGGCCGTGTCTTCGGCATCACCAAGAAGGCCGCAGTAGCCAGTGTCACTGCGGACGTGTTCGCCGCCCGGTTCGGCCCATGGCGGGTACGCACCCTCCGGAGCAACATCGCCTCGGTGTCGCTGACCGGTCCATATCGGTTCCTGAGAACCGCAGGCCCGGCTCGCCTGTCGATGAGTGATCGGGGGCTGACGTTCGCCAGCAACGGGCGGCGCGGGGTGTGCTTGGAGTTCGTCGAGCCGATCACCGGGATGGACCCCTTCGGCTGGCTGCGGCATCCCAACCTCACGGTCACCGTCGCGGACCCCGACGCGCTCGCCGCCCTGCTCAGCGGACGGTGAGATCGGGAACGCTCGCAGGGTCGGTGAGGACCGCGTATGCCACGGCCCCGAGTCGTAGACCGGGCTGCGGCAGTAGCCGCGCAGCATGTCGAAAGCCTCATCGACGGTACAGCCGTGGATCTGGGCGACCGCGCCTTTCGCCTGCTCGATGATGACCCGGCTGTTCAGCGCGCCTTGGAGCTGCTCGGCGAGGACCTCGCCGAGCCGCACCGCCCGCTCCTGGAGCAAACCGATCGTGGCCACCTCCGCCAGAGCCTGCACCACATGCACATCGGCGGCCTGCATCTGACCAAGGTCAGTCCCGAACAGGTTCAGGGTGCCGATGACCTGCAGCGCAGCCTCAGCGGAAGGGCGTGCACCGACCGGAACCCGACCGCGACCGCCCGCGGTGCGAACGTCGGCCACCGGCCTTTGGCGCTGCGCAGCTCGGCGTTCGTCACCGGGGTCCCGGTCCGGTAGCAGTCCTGACGGGGCCCTCATGGGCACGTTTCTCTCGCCGAGTTGGCAGCGGTAGCGC
This window contains:
- a CDS encoding CsbD family protein, yielding MSAKSDQAKGHVKEAAGVLTGDKDLESEGKKDRRTGEAEEKIDHAKDKVEGAIDSTKDKVEEIVDKTKDAVHRK